The genomic segment TGGTCCATTCATCATGTGTGGAGTTAGGGTGGCAGAGAAGAAGACTCATAAGAAGATATATCTTGATATTTGATTAGATAAATATAAGGGTTTTAGTAGCTTACAGAACCGCTGAATCTGAGTTAGATTCATATGGTATTAATTATCATAACCTTTTGAAAAATATGTATTATTTAATTTTTTTTACTTTCTTATTCCGATTGCTTCACAGGGAGCGGATTCTGAATACACTTAATGGTGTATGGGCATCTTTTCTGAGTTGGGTGAGTCGCAAAGTCTGCACTATATAAACTCAGTTTAATTTCTCTTGATATGGAGCGGCAGCTGGCTCTCATGGGCCAGCCTGTTTCGTTATCAACTGGAGAGGATGCGCTAGTGATGATCCTGCATGAGTCCAATAATAATAGATGCAATAGATAGGAGCAGTCGTGATGCGAACTGTTGTTTTGATAACTCTGTTGGGGGGCGTTTTGACCATGTTATCGGCCTGCTCGTCAGCGCCGCCCGACACCCATGAGCAGCTGGGGCAATTTACAGTTGCTTCCTCTTTTGATATCCGCAACCTTGAATATGATAAAACCGACAGTAGCTCCCACCATGTGAGTGGTAAGAGTTGCTACAAGGTCGATCCTGAGACATTAGCCCATGTTGAGGGACCTCAGGATAACCTGCTGCAAAGAGCGATGGATCGCGCCATTCGCAATGGGCAAAACCTGGGAATTGATGGTGATCTTCTGGTGAATGTGAGGATTGAGAAACAAACCCGATATAAGGAGAGTGGATTAATTTTCACCAGTAGAGAGCGCTTTGAGTGCATAGTCGTCAGTGGCGATCTGGTCAAAGTGAAGACGGATCACCCCTAAGCTTTGTGAGGTGACTTTATAACAGCCACCGCAAAGGGGTTTGCAGTGGCTGTTACTCATGTTAACTGTAGGATTTTTCATGGATCCCGCAGGCTGCACGGCCTGAGGGGTCGGGATTGTTTTTAAAGGACTCATCCCACTTCAGTGCCGTCTCGGTCGAGCAGGCGACAGAATCTGCATAGGGCACGCAAGCCGCAGCCGTTGCATGGGGGAAGTGCTGAGTAAAGATCTCACGGTAAAGGTAAGCCTCTTTACTCTTCGGCGGGTGGAAAGGAAAACGGGTACCCGCCATCTGTAACATCTTGTCACTGACTATCTCTTCGGCATGCTCTTTGAGCGCATTGATCCAGCCATAGCCGACACCATCAGAGAACTGCTCTTTTTGGCGCCACAGTACAGACTCCGGCAGATATTGTGAGAAGGCCTCACGCAGTAACTGTTTCTCAATGCGCCCGTTGCCACACATCTTGTCTTGTGGGTTCAAAGACATGGCGGTGTCAATGAACTGCTTATCGAGGAAGGGGACCCGGGCTTCAACTCCCCAGGAGGCCATCGACTTATTGGCTCTCAGGCAGTCATAGAGATGGAGCTGAGAGAGCTTTCGAACTGTCTCTTCATGGAACTCTTTAGCATCCGGTGCCTTGTGGAAATAGAGGTAGCCCCCAAATATCTCATCGGCACCCTCACCTGAGAGCACCATTTTAACTCCCATCGCCCGGATCTTACGGGCCATCAGGTACATGGGGGTGGAGGCTCGGATCGTGGTGACATCAAAGGTTTCGAGATGGTAAATCACATCACTCAGGGCATCGAGACCCTCCTGAATGCTAAAGTGAAGCTCATGGTGGACGGTCCCGATATGATCGGCCACCTGGCGGGCAGCCTTGAGATCCGGAGCACCCTCCAAACCAATGGCAAAGGAGTGAAGACGAGGCCACCAGGCCGCGACTTTTTCATCTTCTTCGATGCGCCGCTCCGAGTATTTCTTGGCGATTGCCGCAATGATGGAGGAGTCCAGTCCTCCCGAGAGTAGTACCCCGTAGGGGACATCGCTCATCAACTGGGAGCGCACCGCCTGCTCCAGACTTTCGCGCAGCAGGTGGGGGACACAGCCAGGCGCTTTCTCGACCCG from the Dongshaea marina genome contains:
- the asnB gene encoding asparagine synthase B translates to MCSIFAILDLSIDADKLRKRALDMSKRLRHRGPDWSGIYCSDEAILAHERLAIVDVENGAQPLYSPDHDQVLAVNGEIYNHRHLESQLTKNYPFQTQSDCEVILALYREQGEQCVERLSGIFAFVLYDAVNQSYLIARDHMGIIPLYTGYDEYGHLCIASEMKALTPICETISEFPPGHYLTPAHEHPVRYYHPDWQSYDRVEKAPGCVPHLLRESLEQAVRSQLMSDVPYGVLLSGGLDSSIIAAIAKKYSERRIEEDEKVAAWWPRLHSFAIGLEGAPDLKAARQVADHIGTVHHELHFSIQEGLDALSDVIYHLETFDVTTIRASTPMYLMARKIRAMGVKMVLSGEGADEIFGGYLYFHKAPDAKEFHEETVRKLSQLHLYDCLRANKSMASWGVEARVPFLDKQFIDTAMSLNPQDKMCGNGRIEKQLLREAFSQYLPESVLWRQKEQFSDGVGYGWINALKEHAEEIVSDKMLQMAGTRFPFHPPKSKEAYLYREIFTQHFPHATAAACVPYADSVACSTETALKWDESFKNNPDPSGRAACGIHEKSYS